TgcagaagctagctagctagctatttagctAACTGCTTTCTGGCTAACAACATCAGCAACAAAAAAAGAGCCACTCGTCCGCTCGCGCAGACAAACAGATACAGAATGCAAATAAAACCAGCAATAATCGAAAGCTATGTTTAAAGGAACAACACAGATAACCTGTCCGTAAAATGTATTTTCCTTCTTTCAGATAGTTAGTGACGTGTTGGAGCAGTTAAAAGTGTAACGTTATTGCGCCACCTACTGTGATGGAGTGTATCGGCAGCCTTATTTATCTAGCAGGCAGGCTTATAAACGCTTAGATACTTCTTTGTAAAAATCAAGCAAAAAACGATAATATTGTCTGAAACAGAAGTACATacggtagctagctacattagttTTGggtgagagaagaaaaaaaaacgatcCAAGCACTTTTACTACGTCACTGATCAGGAAGTAGTGGGGAACTTCCACTCCTCGCAACTGTATATCAACGGTTGCTACCAGTACCACTGAAGAAATTTCCTTATTCATGTCAAAATGTCTGGAGACAACGTTAATCATGCATCTAACAGCAAAGGCATCTCTCTTCCAATGACTCGCGTGAAAATGATCATGAAAAGTTCTCCCGACGTCTCAAGCATCAACCAAGAGGCTCTTCTCATCACCACCAAAGCAACAGTAGGTTGAATTCAGTTTACTTGCGTAGTTATGCTAGCTAGCCAATAGCTAGGTCTGCTAGCTAGTTTTGCAGCATTTTCATATaggcagtgctagctagctacttccattAGTTCAAGCTCGTGAAGAAGGTAGCTAGCTAACCCTGAATGGCTGTAACAGTTAGCCAGCTAGCCCTGCACTGACATGGCTGTAGAGCCTCAACCAAAATAGGATGTAAACCCTAATGTCTGAATGTCTTTGCCTTGTAAATTGAAGACTGGCCTCCATTATAGTGTCACTCTTAATAAATGGGAACTGTCCTATGTAATAACAATTTCATTCATAACACTCGTGTCTTGTAGGAACTGTTCGTTCAGTACTTGGCTCTGTCCTCGTTCAACAATGGATCAGGGAAAGACAATAAGACACTCTTGTACAGTGATCTGGCCAATACTGTTGAGGGAACAGAGACTTTTCAGTTTCTCACAGGTAAGAACTAGTGTTGCCACCACCACGTGACTTACATTCTCTTCTCTCTGAGCATACAGTAGGTAGTCAATATTGACTATCTGTTCATTATACCGTTGCAGATATCCTACCAAAGAAGATCTTCGCTCGAGATTACCTGAAGCTCATAGAGGAAAATCCAATTGAGGAAGCAGACAATTGAAAAGACATGCAACCCTTCAAGCAATAGTGGTTGCTAGAATGGAGTCTGAAGCTTTTTTTCTCCAGCTCATTCCATACTACTTCCAGGCGATGCTATTATGTAGGCCAACACCTTCCCTGAGACGTACT
The DNA window shown above is from Oncorhynchus mykiss isolate Arlee chromosome 18, USDA_OmykA_1.1, whole genome shotgun sequence and carries:
- the chrc1 gene encoding Chromatin accessibility complex protein 1, with the protein product MSGDNVNHASNSKGISLPMTRVKMIMKSSPDVSSINQEALLITTKATELFVQYLALSSFNNGSGKDNKTLLYSDLANTVEGTETFQFLTDILPKKIFARDYLKLIEENPIEEADN